From Medicago truncatula cultivar Jemalong A17 chromosome 7, MtrunA17r5.0-ANR, whole genome shotgun sequence, a single genomic window includes:
- the LOC11433065 gene encoding signal recognition particle 54 kDa protein, chloroplastic isoform X1 translates to MEAVLASRHLSTPLSHHRTTASSSSKLCSSLSYRNSFAKEIWGFVQSKSVTMRRMDMIRPVVVRAEMFGQLTTGLESAWNKLKGEEVLTKDNIVEPMRDIRRALLEADVSLPVVRRFVQSVTDQAVGVGVTRGVKPDQQLVKIVHDELVQLMGGEVSELTFAKTGPTVILLAGLQGVGKTTVCAKLANYFKKQGKSCMLVAGDVYRPAAIDQLTILGKQVDVPVYTAGTDVKPSDIAKQGFEEAKKKKIDVVIVDTAGRLQIDKAMMDELKDVKRVLNPTEVLLVVDAMTGQEAAALVTTFNLEIGITGAILTKLDGDSRGGAALSVKEVSGKPIKLVGRGERMEDLEPFYPDRMAGRILGMGDVLSFVEKAQEVMQQEDAEDLQKKIMSAKFDFNDFLKQTRAVAQMGSVSRVIGMIPGMAKVTPAQIREAERNLEIMEVIIKAMTPEEREKPELLAESPVRRKRVAQDSGKTEQQVSQLVAQLFQMRVRMKNLMGVMEGGSMPTLSNLEEALKTEEKAPPGTARRRKKAESRRLFADSTLRQPPRGFGSKN, encoded by the exons ATGGAAGCAGTACTAGCGTCCCGCCATTTGTCCACGCCACTCTCTCACCACCGAACCACCGCCTCTTCTTCGAGCAAGCTTTGTTCTTCCCTTTCTTATAGGAATTCTTTCGCG AAAGAGATATGGGGTTTTGTTCAGTCGAAAAGCGTAACTATGAGAAGAATGGATATGATTCGTCCAGTTGTGGTCAGAGCTGAAATGTTTGGTCAGTTAACTACTGGTCTTGAATCTGCCTGGAACAAACTCAAAGGAGAAG AGGTTTTGACCAAAGACAATATTGTGGAGCCTATGCGAGATATTAGGAGAGCTCTTTTAGAAGCTGATGTAAGTCTTCCTGTTGTAAGAAGGTTTGTGCAATCTGTTACTGATCAGGCTGTGGGTGTTGGAGTCACTCGAGGAGTCAAACCCGATCAACAATTGGTTAAG ATTGTTCATGATGAACTTGTACAATTGATGGGTGGAGAGGTCTCGGAATTGACTTTTGCCAAAACTGGGCCCACTGTCATTTTATTGGCTGGACTCCAGGGAGTTGGGAAGACAACCGTGTGTGCAAAGTTAGCAAATTATTTCAAGAAACAG GGGAAGAGTTGCATGCTAGTTGCCGGGGATGTTTATAGACCTGCTGCTATCGACCAGCTTACTATCTTGGGTAAACAG GTGGACGTCCCTGTATATACAGCAGGTACCGATGTTAAACCATCAGACATTGCTAAACAAGGTTTTGAAGAggccaaaaagaagaaaattgatgtGGTTATTGTTGACACTGCTGGTAGGCTGCAG ATAGACAAAGCAATGATGGATGAGTTAAAAGATGTGAAACGGGTACTGAATCCAACAGAAGTCTTGTTAGTTGTGGATGCTATGACAGGGCAAGAAGCAGCAG CTTTGGTGACTACTTTCAATCTTGAGATTGGAATAACTGGTGCCATCTTGACAAAGCTAGATGGTGATTCAAGAGGTGGAGCAGCTTTGAGTGTCAAAGAG GTATCTGGAAAGCCAATTAAGTTGGTAGGACGCGGGGAACGCATGGAAGATCTTGAACCTTTCTACCCCGACCGAATGGCTGGGCGAATACTAGGAATGGGAGATGTCCTTTCATTTGTGGAGAAGGCACAAGAAGTT ATGCAACAAGAAGATGCTGAGGACCTGCAAAAGAAGATCATGAGTGCAAAGTTTGACTTTAATGATTTTCTAAAGCAAACCCGTGCTGTTGCACAAATGGGTTCTGTGTCCCGAGTCATTGGGATGATTCCTGGTATGGCAAAG GTTACTCCTGCTCAAATTCGAGAAGCAGAGAGGAATTTGGAGATTATGGAAGTGATAATAAAAGCAATGACCCCTG AGGAAAGGGAAAAGCCAGAACTGTTGGCAGAATCCCCTGTTAGGAGGAAAAGAGTTGCTCAGGATTCAGGGAAAACAGAGCAGCAG GTAAGCCAACTTGTAGCTCAACTATTTCAAATGCGTGTTCGGATGAAGAACCTAATGGGTGTAATGGAAGGTGGATCGATGCCAACACTTAGTAATCTTGAGGAAGCACTTAAAACAGAGGAAAAG
- the LOC11433065 gene encoding signal recognition particle 54 kDa protein, chloroplastic isoform X2, with translation MEAVLASRHLSTPLSHHRTTASSSSKLCSSLSYRNSFAKEIWGFVQSKSVTMRRMDMIRPVVVRAEMFGQLTTGLESAWNKLKGEEVLTKDNIVEPMRDIRRALLEADVSLPVVRRFVQSVTDQAVGVGVTRGVKPDQQLVKIVHDELVQLMGGEVSELTFAKTGPTVILLAGLQGVGKTTVCAKLANYFKKQGKSCMLVAGDVYRPAAIDQLTILGKQVDVPVYTAGTDVKPSDIAKQGFEEAKKKKIDVVIVDTAGRLQIDKAMMDELKDVKRVLNPTEVLLVVDAMTGQEAAALVTTFNLEIGITGAILTKLDGDSRGGAALSVKEVSGKPIKLVGRGERMEDLEPFYPDRMAGRILGMGDVLSFVEKAQEVVTPAQIREAERNLEIMEVIIKAMTPEEREKPELLAESPVRRKRVAQDSGKTEQQVSQLVAQLFQMRVRMKNLMGVMEGGSMPTLSNLEEALKTEEKAPPGTARRRKKAESRRLFADSTLRQPPRGFGSKN, from the exons ATGGAAGCAGTACTAGCGTCCCGCCATTTGTCCACGCCACTCTCTCACCACCGAACCACCGCCTCTTCTTCGAGCAAGCTTTGTTCTTCCCTTTCTTATAGGAATTCTTTCGCG AAAGAGATATGGGGTTTTGTTCAGTCGAAAAGCGTAACTATGAGAAGAATGGATATGATTCGTCCAGTTGTGGTCAGAGCTGAAATGTTTGGTCAGTTAACTACTGGTCTTGAATCTGCCTGGAACAAACTCAAAGGAGAAG AGGTTTTGACCAAAGACAATATTGTGGAGCCTATGCGAGATATTAGGAGAGCTCTTTTAGAAGCTGATGTAAGTCTTCCTGTTGTAAGAAGGTTTGTGCAATCTGTTACTGATCAGGCTGTGGGTGTTGGAGTCACTCGAGGAGTCAAACCCGATCAACAATTGGTTAAG ATTGTTCATGATGAACTTGTACAATTGATGGGTGGAGAGGTCTCGGAATTGACTTTTGCCAAAACTGGGCCCACTGTCATTTTATTGGCTGGACTCCAGGGAGTTGGGAAGACAACCGTGTGTGCAAAGTTAGCAAATTATTTCAAGAAACAG GGGAAGAGTTGCATGCTAGTTGCCGGGGATGTTTATAGACCTGCTGCTATCGACCAGCTTACTATCTTGGGTAAACAG GTGGACGTCCCTGTATATACAGCAGGTACCGATGTTAAACCATCAGACATTGCTAAACAAGGTTTTGAAGAggccaaaaagaagaaaattgatgtGGTTATTGTTGACACTGCTGGTAGGCTGCAG ATAGACAAAGCAATGATGGATGAGTTAAAAGATGTGAAACGGGTACTGAATCCAACAGAAGTCTTGTTAGTTGTGGATGCTATGACAGGGCAAGAAGCAGCAG CTTTGGTGACTACTTTCAATCTTGAGATTGGAATAACTGGTGCCATCTTGACAAAGCTAGATGGTGATTCAAGAGGTGGAGCAGCTTTGAGTGTCAAAGAG GTATCTGGAAAGCCAATTAAGTTGGTAGGACGCGGGGAACGCATGGAAGATCTTGAACCTTTCTACCCCGACCGAATGGCTGGGCGAATACTAGGAATGGGAGATGTCCTTTCATTTGTGGAGAAGGCACAAGAAGTT GTTACTCCTGCTCAAATTCGAGAAGCAGAGAGGAATTTGGAGATTATGGAAGTGATAATAAAAGCAATGACCCCTG AGGAAAGGGAAAAGCCAGAACTGTTGGCAGAATCCCCTGTTAGGAGGAAAAGAGTTGCTCAGGATTCAGGGAAAACAGAGCAGCAG GTAAGCCAACTTGTAGCTCAACTATTTCAAATGCGTGTTCGGATGAAGAACCTAATGGGTGTAATGGAAGGTGGATCGATGCCAACACTTAGTAATCTTGAGGAAGCACTTAAAACAGAGGAAAAG
- the LOC11430687 gene encoding rho GTPase-activating protein 5 yields the protein MTEVLQFPSPSSCSSSPFNDVSHSQHHQTNSSPFNNSDNETVMTHYQIQQQQQQQQQSEDEEEEEKDQLSILTLLIATFRKSLIGCTNTGSELSSSMEIGWPSNVRHVAHVTFDRFHGFLGLPVEFEPEVPTRPPSASTSVFGVSTESMQLSFDARGNSVPTILLLMQRHLYAQGGLQAEGIFRINAENSQEEFVREQLNRGVVPNGIDVHCLAGLIKAWFRELPTGILDPLSPEQVMQSQTEEECAQLVRLLPATESALLDWAVNLMADVAQMEHLNKMNARNIAMVFAPNMTHMVDPLTALMYAVQVMNFLKTLVAMTLKEREESITKSNPSSNLNSFDDDGHQSDSPLLFKDESEYGNDYSDEDTVFVTAEPSQQSPTHLFKDDCETESGSKSLQTSTENFIPSGNRLLVDSCPCGVVSQICSMAIGDQTKNCKSLQLNTSDTDKCSAGSVEKNRGIALIGRINSRSELAEAWR from the exons ATGACAGAAGTGCTTCAATTTCCTTCACCTTCAAGCTGTTCTTCAAGTCCATTCAATGATGTGTCACACTCACAACACCACCAAACTAATTCTTCACCTTTTAACAACAGCGACAATGAAACCGTCATGACCCATTACcagattcaacaacaacaacaacaacaacaacaatctgaagacgaagaagaagaggaaaaagatCAACTTTCTATTTTGACTCTTTTGATTGCTACGTTTAGGAAATCTTTGATTGGTTGTACCAACACTGGTTCTGAACTTTCTTCTTCAATGGAAATTGGTTGGCCTTCTAATGTTAGACATGTTGCTCATGTTACTTTTGATCGTTTTCATGGTTTTCTTGGTTTGCCTGTTGAATTTGAACCTGAAGTTCCAACAAGACCTCCTAGTGCTAG CACAAGTGTTTTTGGTGTTTCAACAGAATCTATGCAGCTTTCTTTTGATGCCAGAGGAAATAGTGTACCTACAATACTGCTGTTAATGCAAAGGCATCTGTATGCACAAGGAGGCCTGCAG GCCGAAGGAATCTTCAGAATTAATGCTGAAAATAGTCAAGAGGAGTTTGTGAGGGAACAATTGAACAGAGGAGTGGTACCAAATGGTATTGACGTGCATTGCTTGGCAGGTCTTATAAAG GCTTGGTTCAGAGAACTTCCAACTGGTATACTGGACCCTCTTTCGCCAGAGCAGGTGATGCAGTCCCAAACAGAAGAAGAATGTGCTCAGCTTGTGAGGCTTCTTCCTGCAACAGAATCCGCCCTCCTAGATTGGGCAGTAAACCTAATGGCAGACGTTGCTCAGATGGAACATTTGAACAAGATGAACGCACGTAATATTGCAATGGTTTTTGCACCAAACATGACTCAC ATGGTAGATCCTTTGACTGCTCTGATGTATGCTGTACAAGTCATGAATTTCCTCAAGACTCTAGTAGCAATGACACTGAAAGAAAGAGAGGAGTCAATCACAAAATCAAATCCCTCTTCAAACCTAAATTCTTTTGATGACGACGGGCATCAGAGCGATTCACCGTTGCTTTTCAAGGATGAAAGTGAATACGGAAATGATTACAGCGACGAGGACACAGTTTTTGTCACCGCCGAGCCTTCACAACAAAGCCCCACACATCTTTTTAAAGATGACTGTGAAACTGAGAGTGGATCCAAAAGTCTGCAAACATCTaccgaaaattttattcctAGTGGAAATAGGTTGCTGGTTGACAGTTGTCCTTGCGGCGTTGTCTCTCAAATTTGCTCTATGGCAATTGGggatcaaacaaaaaattgcaaaagcCTTCAGTTGAATACTTCTGATACAGACAAGTGTTCAGCAGGATCGGTGGAGAAGAACAGGGGAATTGCTCTTATTGGACGAATAAATTCAAGATCCGAGTTGGCTGAAGCTTGGCGTTGA